One genomic window of Halobellus limi includes the following:
- the npdG gene encoding NADPH-dependent F420 reductase: protein MRIALLGGTGDLGEGLALRWAFHTNHDVVIGSRDPDDAHAAADAYAETVAAHGRDVKITGFENGMATDRADVVVLAVPPYHVAEVVDSVADGLASDDVLVTPAAGVQRDEHGFHAHPPGAGSVTALVADAAPDDVPVVGALQTLPAGRLADLDADLGIDAPLVGDDGRAKDVVAGLIEDVGGLRAIDAGGLANAAEVESLTPLLINLARNDDDLADLGVRFR from the coding sequence ATGCGCATCGCACTGCTCGGCGGTACCGGCGACCTCGGCGAGGGACTCGCGCTCCGCTGGGCGTTCCACACGAACCACGACGTCGTGATCGGCTCCCGCGACCCCGACGACGCGCACGCGGCGGCCGACGCGTACGCCGAAACCGTCGCGGCGCACGGCCGCGACGTCAAGATCACGGGCTTCGAGAACGGGATGGCGACCGACCGCGCCGACGTCGTCGTCCTCGCGGTCCCGCCGTACCACGTCGCCGAGGTCGTCGACTCCGTCGCCGACGGCCTCGCGTCCGACGACGTTCTCGTCACGCCCGCGGCGGGGGTGCAGCGCGACGAGCACGGCTTCCACGCGCACCCGCCGGGCGCGGGAAGCGTCACGGCGCTCGTCGCCGACGCCGCTCCCGACGACGTCCCGGTCGTCGGCGCGCTGCAGACCCTCCCCGCCGGCCGCCTCGCCGACCTCGACGCCGACCTCGGGATCGACGCGCCCCTCGTCGGCGACGACGGACGGGCGAAGGACGTCGTCGCGGGACTGATCGAGGACGTCGGCGGGCTCCGGGCGATCGACGCCGGCGGACTCGCGAACGCCGCGGAGGTCGAGTCGCTGACGCCGCTCCTGATCAATCTGGCGCGAAACGACGACGACCTGGCGGATCTCGGCGTGCGGTTCCGGTAG